The Elaeis guineensis isolate ETL-2024a chromosome 3, EG11, whole genome shotgun sequence region aaaaaaaaaaaaaaaaaaccaaaatctAGGTATAGGGTCAGATTTTTGGTAATATCTATAGTTTAGGGATACCAAACATCACTCTTTTATGAGAAGTTACCTTTTTTTTGGCTAAGATCAAGGGAGAAGTTGGCTTAAACGAGGAGTTGATTTTAATGTCCAAGTCAGGTTTTATGCCTACTCTCTCATAATATTCAAACAGGGGGGCCAGTTCCCTTTTTTTCTAGTTCTCTCCCCCGCTTCCTTCTTCTCCATATCGTACCCAAACAGAGTCCCATATTTTTACCTTGAACAAAGCTTGTATGGAAGTGGAGTTTGATGCTATCAGGAATAAATATTTGATTCTATATTGTACAATGCAGCAGAAACATAGTGCAAATGCTGTTTATAAGATTTTGCTGATTACGATTTCTTTTCCCCCTACCTTACCTGTATGTTCGTCGATACGCGAATTTTTTAAGTTGAGAAATGAAGCTGAAGGAACAAAATGTACAAAAGCGAGTAAATAAGCTCTGATTTCTCATCAAGCAAGGCCTGGTTACGGTTAGATCAACACCTTGATCGATGTAGCATGAAAGTACATTAGATCAACGCTAACTAATAAATATCTGTCCTTAAAAAACATAAAACAGTAGCATATGGTTTGCTGCATAAAAATGCATTGCATAACAGACAGAACGTGTGGTGGAATCAACTACAGCGGCCAAGAATCGAGGCATTAGCATTGCTACCTCAGCGCTGCGTTATTTGATCCGTATTTTCCTTTGTTCCAAACATGAGGGTCGAGAAGCCTTTTGATCGTCCAGTTTTCTTCGTAAACCATTCGAAATCTCTTTGCTTGCCAAATTATCACCTAAATGGTCCAGTGCATAAGCCTCTGCCATCGCTTTCCTACATTCCTTGCTTGCAGTGTCATGAACAACCACTGAAAATACCACAATGGGGTTGATTTGTTAGAGAGAAGTCAGGCTTTATGGGTAACCTACGAATATGGTTTGACAAGTGGCAAAGCAATTCTAGGGTTGTGATCACAAGGGTATTGCCTGCAGCTAATCACAGGTTAAATGACCGGAATCTACATTGCTGCCTTTTGTTGGATGAAATCTGTGTGGTTCCAAAATTTTTGGGGGAAGAAAAATATAAACCAGGGTCTCTTTATGCATGCATACTCATGCGCTAACTTTCATCCAACTAAACCATATATGGCTGGTTTACCTGAAGCTGTGGAATGGTATTCTTGGTTCGACAAGTGGAATCTGGCAAATTTAATGTTGTGACCACAATGATGTTACCTGCAACTCGTCACAGGCTTTTACCGAAAAGCGAAGTGTGGACACAGCTGAAGTTTGATGCAATCCGAGTATCATCAAAATTTGGCTGGAAGAGAAATATAACCAGGAATTTATGTGGATGCTCCAGTTAAACCATATATAGCTAGTTTTTCTCCGCAGCATTGTATTTCTGCACCATGTCCTAATGTATTTATACTTCATACAAATGatccatatattcaaaatataacaCTCTTGATTTCCTTTGTTCATTCAATGTATACCATGCGCTCCTTAAATGTTTTTTACAAGTCATCCAGAGTTCGGACAACATATCCCAGGCCCATTGAGACGGATatctaccttttttttttcttttttctttttttttgattgaacgGATATCTACTTTGAACCAGTGTTTTAGCATACAGAACAACACCTATTGTTCTGTATCTCAATCATCTTTTTGATAAAAAAGATGATTTCCCGGAACCTTTTGTTAAGAAAACAAAATGATGGTACAGATGGGAGGGtccaaaagggaaaaaaaaaaaataatacaaccaACTAACATAAGATGCAAAACTAGTACTGGTGAAAGTAGTATGGATATTATCCGTCCGAATCCGTTTTCATATTCGTATCAATTCGAATATGAATAGAATTTAAAGATCCGACTAATATTTATATTCGTATCCATATccgtcaaagaaaaatggatatggatatgaatagacAATTATCTgatccgtatccgaatatccAAAACAATATGTAACCCTATGCAATTCTATATAGTATTtactaatttttaagaaaaatatacaaccatataatatgttattaatttgatttatcatctatttagtaatatctttgattatgtggttataaagtttaattatctaaattatatccataattatatctatATATTCAGGATCCGAATTGTATCCGTATAcgtttaaaacaaatatagatatgaatttttgcatctaACTAATATCCATATTTGTACTCGTTAGAAAAAACAAACATGGATATGGATACGTTGGTATCCGAATTCCGTCCGATTTCAGCCCTAAAAACTAGAAGGTATAACACAAGGAGGGGAAGACTGGACAGCTCAGTAGAAGGTGATCATATAAACCTAAGATATAGCCATAGAAAGAATGGTTAGAAACTCCtccaggacccaagaaagctgaGATTCTAGATCATATCTTGTCATCCTATTTCACATCCTGATCTAATGCAGTGGTCCCATAAGATTTtcagaagaaggtgaagaaagcAATAAGGAGAATTCTATACATGACAACTGACCTCGTTTTGGATAATCTTTCCCGATTATGCAATTTGCTTTCTTTTGGACACTCAGTGGTGCGGTCCAAGGTTCATAAATATACTCCTTTGGCATGTCTGCAATCGAAAGGTTCATGCGATAGTTACTAAAGAATCACAAAAAACACATAGTTGTCAAAGGCTTGAGGTCAAGCACCTTCAGAACGGGCAGAAAATGCCGGATATAGTTTCCATCAGGATCATATTTCTTCCCAAAAGAGATCGGAGAGTAGATACGATTATACTGATAAGCAAGTAATGCTTTAACCAAATTAGTAAGTTCATGATGGAAAACTTGCGGTAAATACAACAGTTATGAGTTTAAGGAGACAAGCTGTAGCTAACCTGGTAAAAAAAGGATGAACAAGACAACCATAACCAATTACCATTATTTATGGCCCAATCTGAATCTATCAGTAGTCTCTCGAAGACATCACGCCCCTTTTCCCAGTGAATGAACTACATGCCAAATGATATATcttttaattcaatcatcaaatAAAGAGCAGATAAGTTCATGTTATACAATATGCCAATTTCCGAGAACAAAATATTTTCCACTCTGCATAAATTCACATAAAGCATTTAAAAGTTGATGTCCTGTCCATCATTAAAATTTTCAACAAGCACACATGGTTCCAGTTCAGCCTATCAACATCAGAGTACTCAGGCTCTTAATCGATCAGAAGTTTCTCATCATGCAAACTGCCAAACTGGGCATCCGATAGCAACTCTCGGGGTTCACCTGCTTATCTTAGTATGTAAATTATGAAAAGGAATAAATATTCATGCAAGTTGTATTGTTCCCATTAACATCTGCTTGTaagagatattttctttttctggtcAATATCAACAACCACGCCTGCTTATGCAGGGATTGAAACCATCTTACTGCCACAAGAGAAAGAACCAACTAGGGGTCGACTTGCTAAGCTATGATATAACAAAGGCTCCCAAGGCAAACAACTTCTTGAATTTGAATGCTGACCCCATAATTACACAATTATGTGATATAGTGGAATTTTATTTTGGGAAAGATATACCAGCAATTCATGATTTAGGGCCATACCAGATCACCACGAGTTAGGAAACATGCAACTGAATGACGTGCTAGATGGTGCATCCAACCCCACTTCGTAAGCTATCGAGGACATGAAAAGGCTTCAGACTGGCAGGTTGATATAAGTGCATAGATGTaaattggatcaaattctattaCGCATTAGTGAGTGACCTGGATCATAATGGCATCAATCCAAGGATATCCCgtccgaccttctctccaagctacaAACAGTTCTTCATCATCCCTCCAAGGAATCTAGgcatttaaaaaaaagaaaaaaagcattTCTCGGTTATGAAAATTCAAGAACTATAAATTGAAAAAGCATTGAATAGAATCCCATGGGTAGTCATAGGCacataaaaatagaaaatgactgtagaatgtaaaaaaaaaaaaagggattgtAGCAAAATGTGAATAGAACATATGGTGCTTCAACAAAACTATAAAATTGCacagttttgcttttgatgtacTTGATGATAGATATAAGCTGGTGAGAGATAAGTATTGGGAATGATGTAAGAAAAGATCTTTTTCCCTCCACAGAACATTCATGAGTTGGGAAAGCATGGGTATGGCTCTGGAGAATAAGTTGTTCAAGGGACTACATCCCGACACTCACAAAAAGGAAAAAGGTACTACCCTAACACAATTCACAAACTATATATGATCCATCAACGGTTATCATACTTTTTTCCTGTTTTTCCCTGATAGAAGTTATTGGTAGCagaacaaaaatatttaagattaataaaGAAACCATACATCCAAATAAGATAGATTCCAGGAAATCTAGTAAACTGGTCTGCAAGGATGAAGCTATCCATAATACATTGACAGGATGAGGAGATAATTTGGTGATTGGAAACTAGAACAAGTCCAAGGAATGCTTCAAAGCTATAGGTGTATTATAATTGTTGTATCCATATCAAAGCAAGGAATTTGAGCAGTACGCAATACCATCATGTAATCTAAGGAGAAAGAACATGCCTTCCCTGAGACAGATAAAAAGTATAGATATCCCTTCTCCCCTTAGTCAACTAGACTTAATATTTCCTCTCCTATTTTTCATGTGGATTGAAAGCAAAGATATTTTCCCACCACTCTCTCCCAACCAGGAAaacttaaaaaagaaaagatttcCTTTTCCTCCCTTATTTCACCTTCACACATTCTAAGAAAATATAGCATCCCATTCGATTGGACAGATGTGTGTGGTTCCTCTCACCTGCTTGCAGATTTTATTCCCTATCATCTGATCAAAATGAGGTGTTCCAAAGGCCACAGTATAGAAGAATTCAcgccataataactatcaagaattcAGATGTCCAATGGTTAGTAAACTAGATTCAGTATAGATAAGAATGTTGAGTTGAAGCAAAACTGACCTGCCCAACAAGTGAAACTGGAGGAGAAGTGTGCTTTCCTACAGTCTTATAAAcattatggagacactgatagaAATACCTTGAAGAAAGACAACCAAACTGCAAAATTCCAATTCCAAAGCTATTAATTGTTATTGAATCTCTTACAATCATTCTATGAAGAACAATATCAAGGAACAAGGAAGAATGAATAAACAACAGGATTGCAAATTTGCAATATTATCAACTCACTTTCAAATATGGCGATAAGACAGTGGTTGCTGGCTTTAGAAAGGCAGATGGATCACCCTTTGGTTTCTCAAAAGTTGCTACCCACTCCTGCCATATTTGAAGGCAAAGAGAATGAAAAATGCA contains the following coding sequences:
- the LOC105040199 gene encoding (6-4)DNA photolyase isoform X3, translated to MESNALIWFRKGLRIHDNPALDHARRGSKHLFPVFVLDPRYLDPDPSAFSPGSARSAINRIRFLLDCLSDLDATLRTLGSRLLLLRGDPVPVLCTILKDWNIGKLCYEFDTEPYSLARDKQVKDFASISGIEVFSPVSHTLFNPAVVIEKNGGRPPLTYQSFVKLAGKPPTPHTETYSELPPVGNVEGYELLSVPAIEELGYGDLSQEEFSPFRGGETEALKRLKKALEDKEWVATFEKPKGDPSAFLKPATTVLSPYLKFGCLSSRYFYQCLHNVYKTVGKHTSPPVSLVGQIPWRDDEELFVAWREGRTGYPWIDAIMIQLTKWGWMHHLARHSVACFLTRGDLFIHWEKGRDVFERLLIDSDWAINNGNWLWLSCSSFFYQYNRIYSPISFGKKYDPDGNYIRHFLPVLKDMPKEYIYEPWTAPLSVQKKANCIIGKDYPKRVVVHDTASKECRKAMAEAYALDHLGDNLASKEISNGLRRKLDDQKASRPSCLEQRKIRIK
- the LOC105040199 gene encoding (6-4)DNA photolyase isoform X4, with protein sequence MESNALIWFRKGLRIHDNPALDHARRGSKHLFPVFVLDPRYLDPDPSAFSPGSARSAINRIRFLLDCLSDLDATLRTLGSRLLLLRGDPVPVLCTILKDWNIGKLCYEFDTEPYSLARDKQVKDFASISGIEVFSPVSHTLFNPAVVIEKNGGRPPLTYQSFVKLAGKPPTPHTETYSELPPVGNVEGYELLSVPAIEELGYGDLSQEEFSPFRGGETEALKRLKKALEDKEWVATFEKPKGDPSAFLKPATTVLSPYLKFGCLSSRYFYQCLHNVYKTVGKHTSPPVSLVGQLLWREFFYTVAFGTPHFDQMIGNKICKQIPWRDDEELFVAWREGRTGYPWIDAIMIQLTKWGWMHHLARHSVACFLTRGDLFIHWEKGRDVFERLLIDSDWAINNDMPKEYIYEPWTAPLSVQKKANCIIGKDYPKRVVVHDTASKECRKAMAEAYALDHLGDNLASKEISNGLRRKLDDQKASRPSCLEQRKIRIK
- the LOC105040199 gene encoding (6-4)DNA photolyase isoform X1; translated protein: MESNALIWFRKGLRIHDNPALDHARRGSKHLFPVFVLDPRYLDPDPSAFSPGSARSAINRIRFLLDCLSDLDATLRTLGSRLLLLRGDPVPVLCTILKDWNIGKLCYEFDTEPYSLARDKQVKDFASISGIEVFSPVSHTLFNPAVVIEKNGGRPPLTYQSFVKLAGKPPTPHTETYSELPPVGNVEGYELLSVPAIEELGYGDLSQEEFSPFRGGETEALKRLKKALEDKEWVATFEKPKGDPSAFLKPATTVLSPYLKFGCLSSRYFYQCLHNVYKTVGKHTSPPVSLVGQLLWREFFYTVAFGTPHFDQMIGNKICKQIPWRDDEELFVAWREGRTGYPWIDAIMIQLTKWGWMHHLARHSVACFLTRGDLFIHWEKGRDVFERLLIDSDWAINNGNWLWLSCSSFFYQYNRIYSPISFGKKYDPDGNYIRHFLPVLKDMPKEYIYEPWTAPLSVQKKANCIIGKDYPKRVVVHDTASKECRKAMAEAYALDHLGDNLASKEISNGLRRKLDDQKASRPSCLEQRKIRIK
- the LOC105040199 gene encoding (6-4)DNA photolyase isoform X2 gives rise to the protein MESNALIWFRKGLRIHDNPALDHARRGSKHLFPVFVLDPRYLDPDPSAFSPGSARSAINRIRFLLDCLSDLDATLRTLGSRLLLLRGDPVPVLCTILKDDFASISGIEVFSPVSHTLFNPAVVIEKNGGRPPLTYQSFVKLAGKPPTPHTETYSELPPVGNVEGYELLSVPAIEELGYGDLSQEEFSPFRGGETEALKRLKKALEDKEWVATFEKPKGDPSAFLKPATTVLSPYLKFGCLSSRYFYQCLHNVYKTVGKHTSPPVSLVGQLLWREFFYTVAFGTPHFDQMIGNKICKQIPWRDDEELFVAWREGRTGYPWIDAIMIQLTKWGWMHHLARHSVACFLTRGDLFIHWEKGRDVFERLLIDSDWAINNGNWLWLSCSSFFYQYNRIYSPISFGKKYDPDGNYIRHFLPVLKDMPKEYIYEPWTAPLSVQKKANCIIGKDYPKRVVVHDTASKECRKAMAEAYALDHLGDNLASKEISNGLRRKLDDQKASRPSCLEQRKIRIK